Proteins encoded by one window of Anguilla rostrata isolate EN2019 chromosome 9, ASM1855537v3, whole genome shotgun sequence:
- the LOC135263168 gene encoding ras-related protein Rab-39B-like — protein MEAIWIYQFRLIVIGDSTVGKSCLLRRFTEGKFTDISDPTVGVDFFARLVEIEPGKRIKLQLWDTAGQERFRSITRSYYRNSVGGLLVFDLTNRRSFEHLKDWLEEAKMHVQPFQIVFLLVGHKCDLIQLRQVSREEAEKVALAFGMKYIETSAKDTVNVEESFTVLTRDIYERVKRGEISIQEDWEGVKSGFVPNVVHSSEEAVKPGRRCPC, from the exons ATGGAAGCGATTTGGATCTACCAGTTCAGATTGATCGTAATTGGGGACTCGACAGTGGGAAAATCTTGTTTGTTGCGCCGCTTCACTGAAGGGAAATTCACGGATATATCTGATCCGACGGTGGGGGTAGACTTCTTTGCCCGCCTGGTGGAGATCGAACCAGGCAAGCGTATCAAACTTCAACTCTGGGATACAGCAGGCCAGGAAAGATTCAG atccATAACACGCTCATACTACCGAAATTCGGTGGGAGGATTACTGGTCTTTGACCTGACCAACCGGCGTTCGTTTGAACACCTGAAAGACTGGTTAGAAGAGGCAAAGATGCACGTGCAGccatttcaaatagttttcctCCTGGTGGGCCACAAGTGCGACCTCATTCAACTGCGTCAGGTGAGCCGCGAGGAAGCTGAGAAAGTGGCTTTGGCCTTTGGGATGAAGTACATCGAGACATCAGCGAAGGACACTGTGAATGTTGAAGAATCCTTCACTGTACTGACGAGGGATATCTACGAACGCGTGAAAAGAGGTGAAATAAGCATTCAAGAGGACTGGGAAGGAGTGAAAAGTGGATTTGTCCCTAATGTTGTACACTCTTCAGAGGAAGCAGTAAAACCAGGTCGAAGGTGCCCGTGCTAG